Proteins from one Ranitomeya variabilis isolate aRanVar5 chromosome 1, aRanVar5.hap1, whole genome shotgun sequence genomic window:
- the LOC143790618 gene encoding uncharacterized protein LOC143790618, which produces MQAPSGSAGRKRSKYKYGQALSFLRRTMLSRVTFSSHRAPASSSAPSGAIPPESATEGHVGRPHTSVPSSDPSVPSTSSAPSSGALLQASLLASDAEQLAFPLPHPSDPATSTPPLGSWRQRLRGQERSYAPEFLHLNASFQGSFKILGEQVTAGFNMVQSRISETSRETSSRLDRLHSAVSPDPANLFFQSMLMSMEKLSFEQQMRVMNTCHNAALQAINESTHTPPHTSTPIPPQAPFPHHTPHYQTQPQYPHQHHYQTQLQSPHQHHYQTPRQSHYPTQSQYPTQSPQQSRPPDQITSPMFSLLNFSLPPTPTPPPSGQPLGLTPPSTAPQTSRVSPPIDVVQPSCPSSSHISTQHFENL; this is translated from the exons atgcaggccccgagtggctctgcaggaaggaagaggagcaaatataaatatggccaggccctctccttcctgaggcgaaccatgctaagcagagt caccttctccagccaccgggcgcctgcatcttcctctgcgccctctggagcgatccctcctgagtccgccactgagggccacgtcggtaggccccacacctctgtcccctcctctgacccctctgtcccctccacttcatccgccccaagcagtggagcattattgcaggcttcattgctcgcatctgatgctgaacagttagcgttccctttaccccacccctctgatcctgccacctcgacaccaccattaggttcgtggcggcagcgactgaggggtcaggaaaggagctatgctcctgagttcttacacctgaatgcatccttccaaggctctttcaaaattttgggagagcaagtgactgctggtttcaacatggtgcagtcacgcatcagtgaaacaagccgtgaaaccagcagtcgcttggataggctgcattcagctgtaagtcccgatccggccaatctttttttccaatccatgctcatgagcatggagaagctttcttttgagcaacagatgcgggtaatgaatacctgccataatgctgcactgcaggccattaatgaatcgacccacacacctccccacacctccactccaattccaccccaggccccatttccacaccataccccccattaccaaacccagccccaatacccacaccagcaccattaccaaacccagctccaatccccacaccagcaccattaccaaaccccacgccagtcccactaccctacccagtcacaatacccgacccagtccccacaacaatcccggcccccagaccaaattacttccccaatgttttccttactcaacttttctcttccccctaccccaacaccacccccctctggtcagcctcttggtttaacccccccttccactgcaccccaaacaagtagggtttccccacctatcgacgtggtccaaccttcctgcccctcctcctctcatatctccacccaacactttgaaaatttgtaa